Proteins co-encoded in one Syngnathoides biaculeatus isolate LvHL_M chromosome 22, ASM1980259v1, whole genome shotgun sequence genomic window:
- the hpdl gene encoding 4-hydroxyphenylpyruvate dioxygenase-like protein, with product MAAYIRRLHHISLHVSNVDKVAHDFTSKFKFNLFATRLTERTRQLVFRSGTAVFVVNERTTPGEPQHQPAGCLYDIPASYPVDTACNVCFEVNDVHGSFEALRRLGCSFPVPPTTVRDPLGQVTYAVLRSVVGNVCHTLIDKSDYRGSFLPGFRVTEGGRERPEAVTHVDHVTYACPTGSSQQVLRWYQRLLGFQRFFMHSNDEADGGLVIDQKGVGLRLTAMDYWKCGESGLSLPSARQDEPGCKFVLAESLPEQGSNQVNTFLEEHRAAGIQHIGLYTDNILATVRSMADAGVRFFSPPPAYYTQVGKLQEIEDAGQDAQKLARYGILLDADPLQKASAASTAQRYLLQVFSKPIFAEDTFFLELIQRQGASGFGEGNVRALWRSVQAYMEGDEADGASQTGLEQSR from the exons ATGGCGGCCTACATTAGGCGACTGCACCACATTTCTCTGCACGTCTCCAACGTGGACAAAGTGGCCCACGACTTCACTTCCAAATTCAAGTTCAACTTGTTCGCCACCAGGCTGACCGAGCGGACCCGACAGCTGGTCTTCCGGAGCGGGACGGCGGTGTTCGTCGTCAACGAGAGGACGACCCCAGGCGAGCCGCAGCATCAGCCGGCGGGCTGCCTGTACGACatccccgcctcctacccggtGGACACGGCGTGCAACGTTTGTTTCGAGGTGAACGACGTTCACGGTTCCTTCGAGGCTCTGCGGCGGCTGGGCTGCAGCTTCCCGGTGCCGCCCACCACCGTGCGAGACCCCCTGGGCCAGGTCACCTACGCCGTGCTGCGCTCCGTGGTGGGCAACGTGTGCCACACGTTGATCGACAAGAGCGACTACAGGGGCAGCTTTTTGCCCGGCTTCCGGGTGACGGAGGGCGGCCGAGAGCGGCCCGAGGCCGTCACTCACGTGGACCACGTCACCTACGCGTGTCCCACCGGCAGCAGCCAGCAAGTCCTCAGGTGGTACCAGCGACTTTTGGGCTTCCAGAGATTCTTTATGCACAG CAACGACGAGGCCGACGGCGGCTTGGTCATCGACCAGAAGGGCGTGGGCCTCCGCCTGACCGCCATGGACTACTGGAAGTGCGGCGAGTCGGGCCTGTCGCTGCCCAGCGCCCGGCAAGACGAGCCCGGCTGCAAGTTCGTCCTCGCCGAGTCGCTGCCCGAGCAAG GCAGCAACCAGGTGAACACTTTCTTGGAAGAGCACCGGGCGGCCGGGATCCAGCACATCGGGCTGTACACGGACAACATCCTGGCGACGGTGCGCAGCATGGCCGACGCCGGCGTGCGCTTTTTCTCGCCGCCGCCTGCCTACTACACTCAG GTGGGCAAACTGCAGGAAATCGAGGACGCGGGACAGGACGCGCAGAAGCTGGCGCGCTACGGAATTCTTCTGGACGCCGACCCGCTCCAAAAGGCCTCGGCAGCCAGCACGGCGCAGAG GTACCTCTTGCAGGTGTTCTCCAAGCCCATCTTCGCCGAGGACACCTTCTTCCTGGAGCTGATCCAGCGCCAGGGGGCGAGCGGCTTTGGCGAGGGCAACGTCCGGGCCCTGTGGCGCTCGGTGCAAGCGTACATGGAGGGCGACGAGGCGGACGGCGCTTCCCAAACGGGCCTGGAACAGTCGCGATGA